DNA from Amorphoplanes friuliensis DSM 7358:
GAGCATCAGCAGCAGACCGCGGAGCCGGTGCGTACGCTCGCCCCGGCCGAGCAGCCACATGACGCCGGAGCAGAAGACCGCGCTGAACAGCACGTGCCCGAAAAGCCCGGAGGCGCTGCGGATCAGCACGATCTGCCACGCGGAACCGACCTGGTCGGCGCCGAAGTTCATCGCGGTGTTGTTGAAGGCGTACAGGACGTCCTCGGAGATCTGGAAGCCGAGCCCGATGTAGGCGCCGATGATGAGCCCGTCGAACGGGCTGCGTACCAGCTTGCGGGCCAGCCCGAGCAGCAGGATCAGCCCGAGGCCCTTGCCGATCTCCTCGTTGATCGGCGCGGTCAGCCCGGCACCCCAGTCGTTGACCCAGGCCTGCCCGAACGCCTTGCCGTAGAGCGACAGGAACGCCCCGTTGGCGGGCAACGCGATCCAGAAGGTGGCGGCGGCCGCACCCCACACGAACGCGGCGACCAGGAGGCTTCCGGGCTGTCGCGTGTACCTGTTGTGGTAGGCCAGCAGGACCAGCCACGGGATGGTGTAGATCGCGAACGCCAGCACCCCGGTGCCCAGCCCGACGCCGTACGCGCCGGCGCCCGAACCGTAGTACTGCACCATCTGCCAGACGCCGCCGGCAACCCCGAGGGCGTAGACCCAGAAGCACAGGTTGCGGGGCTGCAGGAGCCGGAAGGGCTCACCCCAGCCGGAGGCCTCGAGCGCAGCAGCCCGGGTCACGACCGGGCCTCCACCGAGACGCTGCGCAGCATCGCGCTGATCTGGCCGTTGTGGGCGGACAGCTGACTTTCCGCACCGCTGACCTCGATCGCCAGTCCCCGGCCGTCGGGCAGGACGTACGCCGCGATGATGCCGTCGCTGGACGTGCTGGTGTAGTTCTCCACGACACCGGCGATGCCGCCGGCCGCGTTCACGGCACCCCGGCTGCCGTCGATGGTGAACTCGGGCCGGTCGTCGGAGCGGCTCTCGTTGCGGTTGAGCTGGTCCAGCAGCGCGTTCGCATCACCGGCGAACGGCGCGACCTGGATCTGCGCGCCGACCCCGCTCCGGGCCACCGTCGCCGTGGACGACCCGGTCCCGGGTTGCACCGTGCTCGCGCCCACCAGGAGCCCGTCGATGAGCAGCCACCCCACCGGCGGGGTGACCGTCAGACCGCTGCTCAGATTGAGCCGGTCACCGGCGCGGACGACGTCGTCCTCCGCGATGTGGTGATCGATCCACGGGATGACCGCCCGCAGGACAACCGCGATCACCAGCACCACCAGCGCGGGGAGAAGACTCCGCCGATCGAGGCCCAGCCAGCGCCGCTCCACGGGTATCCAGCTGCGAGATCTCGCCATGGAGTCACTCTCACACACACGGTGATCCACCGCAGGCCAGGCGAAGGTAGGGTTCCGCGGGTGGAAATCGTGACCAGCGGGGACAGGCCCGACCTGCACGAGAAGGCCGCCGCCGCGTTCAAGGAGCGCTGGCCGGAGTTCATCTTCCACGACGCGACATCCAAGAAGTACATGAGCCGGGTCAAGCAGCACTTCGGCGGTTTCGACATCACGGTGCTCGACAACGGCGCCGTGGCTGCCGGTGGCTGGGGTGTGCCGATTCCGTGGAGCGGCGACGCCGACGACTTGCCGTCGGGCTACGACGAGGCGCTGGTCCGAGCCGTGCAGGCCCGGGAGGCAGGCATTCCGGCCACCACACTGAGCTTCATGGCCGCCGCGGTGGCCTCGGCGTATGACAAGCGTGGACTTGCCAAGACTGTCCTCCAGGAGTTGACGCGACGGGCCCACGAGGCCGGCCTCGTCCATGTCATTGCTCCGCTGCGACCGACCTGGAAGCACCGGTACCCGACGGTGTCCATGGCGGAATACGCCGCGTGGGCACGCGCGGACGGGCTCTCGATCGATCCGTGGATCCGTACGCATCAGCGGATGGGCGCACGGGTGCTCGGCCCGGCGCCGCGCTC
Protein-coding regions in this window:
- a CDS encoding PrsW family intramembrane metalloprotease, whose protein sequence is MTRAAALEASGWGEPFRLLQPRNLCFWVYALGVAGGVWQMVQYYGSGAGAYGVGLGTGVLAFAIYTIPWLVLLAYHNRYTRQPGSLLVAAFVWGAAAATFWIALPANGAFLSLYGKAFGQAWVNDWGAGLTAPINEEIGKGLGLILLLGLARKLVRSPFDGLIIGAYIGLGFQISEDVLYAFNNTAMNFGADQVGSAWQIVLIRSASGLFGHVLFSAVFCSGVMWLLGRGERTHRLRGLLLMLAAMVAHGAWDDMSALGYLLAGTVGVLLLWFVVMPIADLLLLWLAFRLAAPQEQGWLRDILAPETETGLLTEAEVTAAAGGWRTRRAYRKAQHGHREKQRAKHVLAAANDLAEEIAEAGGRDTDDVQHARSEITRLRA